One window from the genome of Cyanobacterium sp. T60_A2020_053 encodes:
- a CDS encoding adenylosuccinate lyase, translating to MIERYTLPEMGEIWTDNYRLKTWLQVEIAVCEAQAQLGNIPPEAVEEIKAKANFDVNRVLEIEAEVRHDVIAFLTNVNEYVGDAGRYIHLGMTSSDMLDTALALQMVASLNLILEAVEETIQAIRYQAQQHRYTIMVGRSHGIHGEPITFGFKLAGWLAEMRRNRERLVRLRQDVAVGQISGAVGTYANIDPRIEAIACQILGLEPDTASTQVISRDRHAEFVQQIALVGASLERFAVEIRNLQRTDVLEVEEYFSKGQKGSSAMPHKRNPIRSERITGMARIIRGNAVAALENVALWHERDISHSSVERVILPDTCILIHFMLKETTNLIQNLLVYPENMLRNMNVYGGVIFSQKVLLALVAKGMSREEAYRIVQECAHQAWNTTEGNFRQLIENHKDIKENLSPSEINTCFDPNQHLKNLDQVFERLGI from the coding sequence CCCAGAAATGGGTGAAATTTGGACTGATAACTACCGCTTAAAAACATGGTTACAGGTAGAAATTGCCGTATGTGAAGCCCAAGCCCAATTAGGAAATATCCCCCCCGAAGCCGTAGAAGAAATTAAAGCTAAAGCCAATTTTGATGTTAACCGAGTCTTAGAAATTGAAGCGGAAGTGCGCCACGATGTCATCGCTTTTTTGACCAATGTTAACGAATATGTGGGAGATGCCGGGCGCTATATTCACTTAGGCATGACTAGCTCGGATATGCTAGATACTGCCCTCGCTTTGCAAATGGTCGCTAGTTTAAATCTCATTCTCGAAGCGGTGGAAGAAACTATCCAAGCGATTCGCTACCAAGCACAACAACACCGTTATACTATCATGGTGGGTCGTTCTCACGGTATCCATGGTGAGCCCATTACCTTCGGTTTTAAATTGGCAGGATGGTTGGCAGAAATGCGCCGTAACCGAGAGCGTTTGGTGAGATTACGTCAGGATGTCGCTGTAGGGCAGATTTCGGGCGCTGTGGGTACTTATGCCAATATCGATCCTCGCATTGAAGCCATCGCTTGTCAAATTTTAGGCTTAGAACCTGATACCGCTTCCACGCAGGTAATTTCCAGAGATCGTCATGCCGAGTTTGTGCAACAGATTGCGTTGGTGGGCGCTTCTTTAGAACGATTTGCTGTAGAAATCCGCAACCTTCAGCGCACGGATGTATTAGAAGTGGAAGAATATTTTTCTAAAGGTCAAAAAGGCTCATCTGCTATGCCTCACAAACGTAATCCCATTCGTAGTGAAAGAATTACGGGTATGGCGCGCATCATTCGAGGTAATGCAGTGGCAGCGCTGGAAAATGTTGCCCTATGGCATGAAAGAGATATTTCTCATAGTTCAGTAGAAAGGGTGATTTTACCTGATACTTGCATTTTGATTCATTTTATGCTCAAAGAAACCACTAATTTGATTCAAAATTTACTGGTTTATCCTGAAAATATGCTTCGTAACATGAATGTTTACGGAGGAGTTATTTTTTCTCAAAAAGTATTATTAGCATTGGTGGCAAAGGGTATGAGTCGAGAGGAAGCGTATCGTATTGTGCAGGAGTGCGCCCATCAAGCATGGAATACCACCGAAGGTAACTTCCGACAGTTGATTGAAAATCACAAGGACATCAAAGAAAATCTATCACCATCGGAAATAAATACTTGTTTTGATCCTAATCAGCATCTGAAGAATTTAGATCAAGTTTTTGAAAGACTAGGTATTTAG
- a CDS encoding ABC transporter ATP-binding protein yields MLEIKNLVKFYGSNRVLDNLNLTVKEGEIYGLLGANGAGKTTTINIICGLLNYDDGIVKINQENLSLKSKYWLGVAPQENLLYSQLSCLENLSFFGKIYGLKGTQLKSAIHASLEGVNLSARGADAVENLSGGMQRRINIAVALVHSPKLLILDEPTTGLDIEARYEIWQLILHLKSQGMTILLTTHLLDEAQKLCDRIGILKQGKIVAEGALDQLRQLVPAQEIILVKTDDEEKAIMMAKKHGFGHRFYAGELAFLLPESMSLENIIRCFDGLTLTSVTKQVVNLDHIYLEVTKN; encoded by the coding sequence ATGTTAGAGATCAAAAATTTAGTTAAATTTTACGGTAGTAATCGAGTTTTAGATAACCTAAATTTAACAGTCAAAGAAGGTGAAATTTATGGTCTTTTAGGTGCTAATGGCGCAGGGAAAACTACCACTATTAATATTATTTGTGGTTTGTTAAATTATGATGATGGTATTGTTAAAATAAATCAAGAAAATCTATCTCTTAAATCAAAATATTGGTTAGGGGTAGCACCTCAAGAAAATTTACTTTATTCTCAGTTAAGTTGTCTGGAAAATCTGAGCTTTTTTGGTAAAATCTATGGTCTTAAAGGCACTCAATTAAAAAGTGCTATTCATGCTAGTTTAGAAGGGGTTAATCTCTCGGCGAGGGGCGCTGATGCCGTAGAAAATCTCAGTGGTGGAATGCAGAGGAGAATTAATATTGCTGTGGCATTGGTTCATTCCCCTAAATTGCTAATATTAGATGAGCCTACTACAGGCTTAGACATTGAGGCTCGTTATGAAATTTGGCAGTTAATTCTTCATCTCAAAAGTCAAGGTATGACAATTTTATTAACCACTCACTTACTAGATGAAGCCCAAAAATTGTGTGACCGTATTGGTATTCTTAAACAAGGTAAAATTGTAGCGGAAGGGGCGCTGGATCAGTTACGTCAATTAGTTCCAGCCCAAGAAATAATTTTGGTAAAAACTGATGATGAAGAAAAGGCAATTATGATGGCTAAAAAACATGGTTTTGGTCATCGTTTTTATGCTGGTGAGTTAGCATTTTTGTTACCTGAATCCATGAGTTTAGAAAATATTATTCGCTGTTTTGATGGGCTTACCCTAACCTCAGTTACCAAACAAGTTGTCAACCTTGACCATATTTACTTAGAGGTTACTAAAAATTAG